The Punica granatum isolate Tunisia-2019 chromosome 4, ASM765513v2, whole genome shotgun sequence genome has a window encoding:
- the LOC116205260 gene encoding probable inactive receptor kinase At1g48480 gives MGSWSLSKILLASVLITFSNQNVAGGGPATGYDRQERDALYALKANFNHPFLNKNWTGLQCYMNEPPYWYGIQCINGRVTGILLENMDLTGTIKFDTFIFLPELVALSFRNNSLTGTLMNFAANQQLTSVDLSGNKFHGPISQSLASLDLLISLQLQGNNLTGQIPEFDQPTLILFNVSNNNLSGLIPSTRTLQSFGPDSFLDNPKLCGPPTLNSCNLSTSKEQQDGSQAPEQPPGESNTKSNKKNSSLSHYAVIFLLFDVVGLVAVVILFFLYYKKSKELKKFMKDENKEEEEEEEEDERVRVQVQVQGRRLEEANRDQEKPEEAVVEGRRSVFGAEEKEGKLVFMDKSIANFELSDLLKATAEGLGRGIFGNSYKALLEDGQAVVVKRLRDLKPMTDEEFTRKLISVASLSHLNLLPPLAYYYSKDEKLLVYRFAEKGNLFNRIHGGRGGRDRVPFRWNARLSAARGAALALEHLHRSSRASNGIVPHGNLKSSNVLFDQNGEVLITDYGFASLIAAPIACHSMMAYKSPEYQSSKRISHKSDVWSYGALLLELLSGRISAFSAPPGTSGVNLCTWVHRAVREEWTAEIFDVEISVQRNAAPGMLRLLQLALRCCDNAPERRPEMAEIVRELASMKPVDSEDESDMSYDRSLTDESASTSASGPAGDEKSR, from the exons ATGGGTTCTTGGTCTCTTAGTAAGATCCTTCTTGCTTCGGTTCTGATCACGTTTTCAAACCAAAACGTTGCTGGAGGAGGGCCTGCAACAGGTTACGACAGACAGGAGAGAGATGCCCTCTATGCTCTCAAAGCCAATTTCAATCACCCATTTCTGAACAAAAACTGGACAGGCCTGCAGTGTTACATGAACGAACCGCCTTACTGGTATGGGATTCAGTGCATAAATGGAAGGGTCACGGGGATCTTGTTAGAAAACATGGACCTCACTGGAACCATAAAATTCGACACGTTCATCTTCCTCCCGGAGCTGGTTGCCTTAAGCTTTCGGAACAACTCGCTCACGGGGACCCTGATGAACTTCGCCGCCAATCAGCAGCTGACAAGTGTTGACCTATCCGGCAACAAGTTCCATGGCCCAATCTCTCAGTCTCTCGCAAGTCTCGATCTTTTGATCTCGCTTCAGCTCCAGGGGAACAACTTGACAGGCCAAATTCCTGAGTTCGATCAACCCACGCTGATCCTGTTCAATGTGTCGAACAACAATCTCAGCGGGCTAATCCCTTCAACCCGAACCCTCCAGTCTTTTGGGCCTGACTCATTCTTGGACAACCCCAAATTGTGTGGTCCGCCCACCTTGAACTCATGCAATTTGAGCACCTCTAAAGAGCAACAAGATGGGTCGCAGGCTCCCGAGCAGCCTCCAGGTGAAAGCAACACAAAGTCGAACAAGAAAAACTCTTCCTTATCTCATTATGCAGTTATCTTCCTGCTCTTCGATGTTGTTGGGCTTGTTGCCGTTGTTATCCTGTTCTTCCTGTACTACAAGAAATCCAAGGAGCTGAAGAAGTTCATGAAGGACGAAaacaaggaggaggaggaggaggaggaggaagacgaaAGAGTGCGAGTGCAAGTCCAAGTGCAAGGCAGGAGATTGGAGGAGGCCAACAGAGACCAAGaaaagcccgaggaagcagtagtTGAGGGCAGGAGGTCCGTGTTCGGtgcagaagaaaaggaagggaAGCTCGTATTTATGGACAAGAGCATAGCCAATTTCGAGCTCAGTGATCTCCTCAAGGCGACCGCGGAGGGCCTGGGCAGAGGGATCTTCGGGAATAGTTACAAGGCGCTGCTAGAGGATGGGCAAGCCGTGGTTGTGAAGAGGCTGAGGGATCTGAAACCGATGACAGACGAGGAGTTCACAAGGAAGCTAATTTCCGTTGCCAGCCTGAGTCACCTGAACCTGCTGCCTCCCCTCGCTTACTACTACTCCAAGGACGAGAAGTTGCTTGTGTACCGATTCGCCGAGAAGGGCAACCTCTTCAaccgcatccatg gaggaagaggaggccgagACCGGGTACCGTTCAGGTGGAATGCAAGGCTCTCAGCTGCCCGAGGCGCCGCGCTGGCGCTAGAGCACCTCCACCGCAGCTCCAGGGCCTCAAACGGCATCGTCCCGCACGGGAACCTCAAATCCTCCAACGTCCTTTTCGACCAGAATGGCGAAGTCCTCATCACCGACTATGGCTTCGCATCACTCATCGCGGCCCCGATCGCCTGCCACTCCATGATGGCCTACAAGTCGCCAGAGTACCAGAGCAGCAAGAGGATCTCCCACAAATCCGACGTCTGGAGCTACGGGGCCTTGCTGCTGGAGCTCCTGTCGGGCCGGATCAGCGCATTCTCGGCCCCGCCGGGGACCAGCGGCGTGAACCTCTGCACGTGGGTGCACAGGGCGGTGAGGGAGGAGTGGACGGCTGAAATATTCGACGTGGAGATATCGGTGCAGAGGAACGCCGCCCCAGGGATGCTGAGGCTGCTGCAGCTGGCGCTCCGGTGCTGCGACAATGCGCCGGAGAGGCGGCCAGAGATGGCGGAGATTGTGAGGGAGCTGGCGAGCATGAAGCCGGTGGATTCGGAGGACGAAAGCGACATGTCGTACGATCGGTCACTGACGGACGAGTCGGCGTCGACCAGCGCCTCGGGACCGGCCGGCGATGAGAAATCACGGTGA